The Thiovulum sp. ES genome segment AGCACTTTTTCACTTAAAATGGCAAAGCACAATGCTTTACAAAAATACAATTCAATTCACTCGAGATTGGTATTTGGATTATTACAAATACCATGGTGATATGTTTCAAAAAACAGCGAGTCAAATTTCTGAATATATTGAACTTGCAAAAGAAGAAAATTTAGAGTGGTTAAAGTGATTCAACACTTTAAGTGAAAATTTATATTATCAATTATTTACTATTTTAAGCTAGAATCAAGATAGATATTTTAAAAGGAAAATTTATGGAAGAACTTCTTTCTAGCTCAATTACACTTCTTGTTTTAGTCTTTTTTGTTATCTGGAGAGGAACAAATATCGTTCCTCAATCGGATATTTATGTTGTTGAAAGACTTGGAAAATTCTACAAAGTTTTAGAACCTGGATTTCATGTAATTATCCCTTTTATAGATTCTGTCCGCCGAAAATTGACATATCGAGAACAGATTGTTGATATTGAACGACAAGCTGTTATTACTCAAGATAATGTAAATGTTCTTATTGACGGAATTGTTTTTATAAAAGTCCAAAATCCAAAAGATGCAATTTACAATGTTGAAAACTACAAGATTGCAATTTCAAATTTAGCAACAACGACTCTTCGAGGTGAAGTTGGACAAATGTCCCTTGATGAAATCTTCTCAAACCGTGGTCGAATAAATGCTTCAATTCTTGCAGAACTTGATAGTTCGACAGAAGCTTGGGGAATCAAAACAATGAGAGTTGAAATCCGAGATATTTCTGTGCCAAAAGAGATTGAAGAGGCAATGAATCTTCAAATGAAAGCAGAACGAGAAAAGAGAGCTGTTGAATTGGGAGCAATTGCACAAAAAGAGGCAGTAATTCGAGAAGCTGAAGGAACTCGACAAAAAGAGTTTTTGACTGCTGAAGCAATTGAAAGAATGGCTGACGCAAAAAAATACGAGCAAGAGACTTTAGCGGAGGGACAGAAAAAAGCGATTCAACTTATTAACGATTCTCTTTCAAAAAACAATCTTGCAGGAGAATTTCTACTTGCAAAAGATAGAGTCAAAGCTTTTGAAGAGTTGGCAAAAAACCCGAGTAAAGATAAAATTGTTTTACCTTATGAGACAACAGAAATCATAGGTTCGCTTTCACTTTTAGCAAAAACTCTGGAGAAATAGGTGGAGTTTCCTGCACTCTCTCCGATGTGGCTTATTGCGATCGGTTTTACACTTTTAGGACTAGAAGTCCTCTCACTCTCTTTCTATTTAATTTGGTTTGGACTTTCAGCATTAATTGTTGGTCTTCTCTCAAATTTTATAAATTTTGAAAATGGGTATTATCAACTTATTGCAATTTCAACTCTTTCAATCATTCTCCTGTTTTCATTAAAATCAAAGTTAAAAGAGCTGATGAAATCACAGGAAAAATTGG includes the following:
- a CDS encoding membrane protease subunit, stomatin/prohibitin (PFAM: SPFH domain / Band 7 family), with product MEELLSSSITLLVLVFFVIWRGTNIVPQSDIYVVERLGKFYKVLEPGFHVIIPFIDSVRRKLTYREQIVDIERQAVITQDNVNVLIDGIVFIKVQNPKDAIYNVENYKIAISNLATTTLRGEVGQMSLDEIFSNRGRINASILAELDSSTEAWGIKTMRVEIRDISVPKEIEEAMNLQMKAEREKRAVELGAIAQKEAVIREAEGTRQKEFLTAEAIERMADAKKYEQETLAEGQKKAIQLINDSLSKNNLAGEFLLAKDRVKAFEELAKNPSKDKIVLPYETTEIIGSLSLLAKTLEK
- a CDS encoding membrane protein implicated in regulation of membrane protease activity (PFAM: NfeD-like) — translated: MEFPALSPMWLIAIGFTLLGLEVLSLSFYLIWFGLSALIVGLLSNFINFENGYYQLIAISTLSIILLFSLKSKLKELMKSQEKLEDEKERVGKIVGNQVSFEGTLWRFKSEKKVSDDDEVQIIEKKGNILIVN